In one Sebastes umbrosus isolate fSebUmb1 chromosome 13, fSebUmb1.pri, whole genome shotgun sequence genomic region, the following are encoded:
- the LOC119500584 gene encoding golgin subfamily A member 6-like protein 7, giving the protein MKLQESNRKLDQSSQKKARQLKKARRDNDLLRQAAEEKERIVEDMIKTAKEKEEQIETLKAARESEEREKKDYEEEIGKRLVEAERENNQLKQVMMGKDRLTTSLSERCAVKDDVIKATKQSSELEKEVLEERVKEQEQEMEGFKKKCEKKDKEMDQMMMNHKREAEELQETIEQLKRENEDTKKVLKATIEGMQRRYQRKETETKTVHFNKSNHHRKTMSDLESLEELARQRKWAFTVPLSHYGDTVKPITETEQKRLVVLDNDIMVHEKRGTANQVWQLEADWTPSLLRAGGAALGAAVGALAGSSKLATGMTTRSAVGAAAGALVGSLLVQGARLQQGKIKSDTKGK; this is encoded by the exons ATGAAACTCCAAGAAAGCAACAGGAAACTGGATCAAAGCTCCCAAAAGAAAGCAAGACAACTCAAGAAGGCGAGGAGGGACAACGATCTGCTGAGGCAAGCAGccgaggagaaggagagaataGTAGAGGACATGATTAAAACAGCTAAAGAGAAAGAAGAGCAGATTGAAACTCTGAAAGCGGCGAGGGAGTcagaagagagggaaaagaaagaCTATGAAGAAGAGATTGGCAAAAGATTAGTGGAGGCCGAGCGGGAGAACAACCAGCTCAAACAAGTCATGATGGGGAAAGACAGACTGACAACAAGCCTGAGTGAAAGATGTGCTGTGAAAGACGATGTGATTAAAGCTACAAAGCAAAGCAGTGAGCTGGAAAAGGAAGTGCTCGAGGAAAGAGTGAAGGAACAAGAGCAAGAGATGGAAGGCTTtaagaaaaagtgtgagaagAAAGATAAAGAGATGGATCAAATGATGATGAATCACAAAAGAGAAGCAGAAGAGCTTCAAGAGACAATTGAACAGCtgaagagagaaaatgaagatACAAAGAAGGTGTTGAAGGCCACGATCGAAGGGATGCAGAGGCGCTATCAGAGAAaagaaactgaaacaaaaactgTGCATTTTAACAAAAGTAACCACCACAGGAAGACAATGTCGGACCTCGAGTCATTAGAGGAGCTCGCCCGACAACGAAAATGGGCGTTCACGGTGCCATTGAGCCACTATGGAGACACTGTTAAACCCA TTACAGAGACAGAACAGAAAAGGCTGGTAGTGTTGGACAATGACATCATGGTGCATGAGAAG AGAGGGACTGCTAACCAAGTGTGGCAACTTGAGGCTGACTGGACTCCGTCGTTGCTGAGGGCAGGAGGCGCTGCGCTGGGAGCTGCAGTCGGAGCCCTTGCTGGCTCCTCTAAGTTGGCTACAGGGATGACTACCAGGTCAGCTGTTGGGGCTGCAGCTGGGGCTCTAGTGGGCAGCTTACTGGTCCAAGGAGCCAGGCTTCAGCAGGGGAAAATTAAGTCGGACACCAAAGGCAAGTGA